Proteins found in one Lycium ferocissimum isolate CSIRO_LF1 chromosome 6, AGI_CSIRO_Lferr_CH_V1, whole genome shotgun sequence genomic segment:
- the LOC132059801 gene encoding probable peroxygenase 5 isoform X1, whose amino-acid sequence MVLPSSSIYCTFLSTYDIYIIFDSLIFSLQIDSMATSTSSNQADGLMGNKELTPLEKHVMFFDINNDGIIYPSETYQAFRKMGRGIFRSMFASVLIHIALSHKTRPGKWPSPLFPIVVKDIKYAIHGSDSGAYDSEGRFVPEKFEEIFKKHAHQNADSLTYNEVKELLKTNREPKDYYGRANAFVDWKSLYDLGNKDGILTKETVKAVYDGSLFEQKAKEHASK is encoded by the exons ATGGTTCTCCCTTCATCTTCTATTTATTGCACATTCTTGTCTACAtatgacatatatataatctTCGATTCTCTTATATTTTCGTTGCAGATAGATTCCATGGCTACCTCAACTAGCAGCAATCAAGCTGACG GATTAATGGGAAATAAGGAGCTCACTCCATTGGAGAAGCATGTCATGTTCTTTGACATTAATAATGATGGAATAATTTACCCTTCAGAAACATACCAAg CTTTTAGAAAGATGGGGCGTGGTATTTTCCGTTCTATGTTTGCTTCTGTTCTCATTCATATTGCTCTCAGTCACAAGACTCGACCG GGAAAATGGCCATCTCCACTCTTCCCCATTGTGGTAAAAGATATCAAGTATGCTATACATGGTAGTGATTCTGGTGCCTATGACTCTGAAGGGAG GTTTGTGCCAGAGAAGTTTGAGGAGATCTTTAAAAAGCATGCACATCAAAATGCAGATTCCTTGACATACAACGAAGTGAAAGAATTGCTCAAGACAAACAGAGAACCAAAGGACTACTATGGACG GGCAAATGCTTTTGTAGATTGGAAGTCTTTATATGATTTAGGCAATAAGGATGGGATATTGACGAAAGAAACCGTAAAAGCTGTCTATGATGGAAGCCTTTTCGAGCAAAAGGCAAAAGAGCATGCTTCTAAGTAG
- the LOC132059801 gene encoding probable peroxygenase 5 isoform X2 codes for MATSTSSNQADGLMGNKELTPLEKHVMFFDINNDGIIYPSETYQAFRKMGRGIFRSMFASVLIHIALSHKTRPGKWPSPLFPIVVKDIKYAIHGSDSGAYDSEGRFVPEKFEEIFKKHAHQNADSLTYNEVKELLKTNREPKDYYGRANAFVDWKSLYDLGNKDGILTKETVKAVYDGSLFEQKAKEHASK; via the exons ATGGCTACCTCAACTAGCAGCAATCAAGCTGACG GATTAATGGGAAATAAGGAGCTCACTCCATTGGAGAAGCATGTCATGTTCTTTGACATTAATAATGATGGAATAATTTACCCTTCAGAAACATACCAAg CTTTTAGAAAGATGGGGCGTGGTATTTTCCGTTCTATGTTTGCTTCTGTTCTCATTCATATTGCTCTCAGTCACAAGACTCGACCG GGAAAATGGCCATCTCCACTCTTCCCCATTGTGGTAAAAGATATCAAGTATGCTATACATGGTAGTGATTCTGGTGCCTATGACTCTGAAGGGAG GTTTGTGCCAGAGAAGTTTGAGGAGATCTTTAAAAAGCATGCACATCAAAATGCAGATTCCTTGACATACAACGAAGTGAAAGAATTGCTCAAGACAAACAGAGAACCAAAGGACTACTATGGACG GGCAAATGCTTTTGTAGATTGGAAGTCTTTATATGATTTAGGCAATAAGGATGGGATATTGACGAAAGAAACCGTAAAAGCTGTCTATGATGGAAGCCTTTTCGAGCAAAAGGCAAAAGAGCATGCTTCTAAGTAG
- the LOC132060444 gene encoding uncharacterized protein LOC132060444 — protein sequence MWTVMMMVVLVEDLEGNLSIFTHPGRLWGEAKKRNLSLEEIKAAQTYILLNCKEVEPFVSMYVQRLQGEFPNLSQGQIDESLEAYFSIWFKEYVRCNHIENKFLRSLAHGPLIGATCHSVYFTNGYKFHTDSHGSARSTMNKGVCISDPNFGDYYGRIKEIIQVEFREDPLKQLCYSTHNQYKLVDVNHRRRYKKYEPFILAMQATQVCYVSYPSKKKDKDDWSPC from the exons ATGTGGACCGTAATGATGATGGTGGTGCTTGTAGAAGATCTTGAAGGAAATTTATCAATATTCACCCATCCCGGTCGACTATGGGGAGAAGCAAAAAAGAGGAATTTATCCCTTGAAGAAATCAAGGCTGCCCAAACTTACATTTTACTAAATTGTAAAGAGGTTGAACCGTTTGTGAG TATGTATGTGCAACGTCTGCAAGGAGAATTCCCGAATCTATCTCAAGGTCAAATAGATGAGAGCCTTGAAGCATATTTCTCTATATGGTTCAAGGAATAT GTCCGCTGCAACCATATTGAGAATAAATTCTTGCGTAGTCTTGCTCATGGACCACTAATAGGCGCTACATGTCATTCTGTGTATTTTACTAATGGATACAAATTTCACACAGACAGTCATGGTAGCGCAAGATCAACAATGAACAAAGGAGTTTGTATCTCGGATCCAAATTTTGGTGATTACTATGGACGGATAAAAGAGATTATACAAGTGGAATTTCGTGAAGATCCTTTAAAGCAACTGTGTTATTCAACT CATAATCAGTACAAATTGGTTGATGTTAATCATCGTCGCCGATATAAAAAATATGAACCTTTTATTCTTGCGATGCAAGCAACTCAAGTGTGTTATGTGTCGTATCCtagcaagaaaaaggataagGATGATTGGTCGCCGTGTTGA